The Brevibacillus brevis genome contains a region encoding:
- a CDS encoding phage tail sheath family protein: MAYKHQVSISESGTSVLSPVEAAAGLPVYFGTAPIHLTDNPSAYVNKPVLAYSYEEAVKALGYHSDWNDYTLCEAIKAQFQLFNVAPAVFVNVLDPSIHKENVADSAITLSSGKYTIAVDGVLLSTLVVKLTGAGNALVRNKDYTVVFNGSGHPVISRVDGGDIPANQTSLTVSYDKLMPSTVTDAQIIGGIDSGTGKVTGLELINKIFPLYRLVPGQIVVPKHSKKPAVAAVMKAKSTGINSLFKAMAIADIDSSSTGAGVYTEAPAWKNNNNFSDPHLVACYLKAKLGDEIYHLSTQFAALNSKVIAENGNVPYVSPSNKNIQANAVVNEADTEINLGVDQAAYLNGEGIVTAINFVGGWKLWGNNTSVYPANTDVKDRFIPVRQMFNWIGNTLILTHWQVVDDPTNRRLIDTVVDSTNIWLNGLTAQGSILGGRVEFRAADNPVTSLLDGKVSYRLFLAAPVPAENIEFKLEFDVAYLQNLFAA, encoded by the coding sequence GTGGCCTATAAACACCAGGTATCTATCTCAGAAAGTGGTACGAGTGTCCTTTCGCCTGTTGAAGCTGCAGCCGGATTGCCCGTCTATTTCGGTACGGCTCCTATCCATTTGACAGACAATCCATCCGCATATGTGAATAAGCCGGTACTGGCCTACAGCTATGAGGAAGCGGTAAAGGCTCTTGGATACCATTCGGACTGGAACGACTATACACTATGCGAGGCTATCAAAGCTCAATTTCAGCTTTTTAACGTTGCTCCTGCTGTATTTGTCAACGTGCTGGATCCTTCCATCCATAAGGAGAACGTGGCGGACAGCGCAATTACTCTCTCATCAGGTAAATACACAATTGCTGTTGACGGCGTGCTGCTTTCGACCCTGGTCGTAAAACTCACTGGTGCAGGTAATGCTTTGGTGCGAAATAAGGACTATACAGTTGTATTCAATGGATCAGGGCATCCTGTCATTTCTCGCGTGGATGGTGGGGATATTCCGGCGAACCAAACCTCATTGACTGTATCCTACGATAAACTCATGCCTTCCACCGTAACAGATGCACAAATCATTGGTGGAATCGATTCAGGAACAGGCAAGGTGACAGGACTAGAGTTGATCAACAAGATATTCCCGTTGTATCGACTAGTCCCAGGGCAAATAGTAGTACCGAAGCATTCAAAAAAGCCAGCCGTTGCAGCTGTCATGAAAGCAAAGTCTACTGGCATTAATAGTTTGTTTAAAGCGATGGCCATTGCCGATATTGATTCTTCTTCAACAGGAGCTGGCGTTTACACAGAAGCACCAGCATGGAAAAACAACAACAATTTCAGCGACCCACACCTAGTGGCCTGCTATCTTAAAGCGAAATTGGGCGACGAGATTTATCACTTGTCTACGCAATTTGCAGCGTTGAATAGCAAAGTCATTGCTGAAAACGGCAACGTTCCATATGTATCGCCTTCCAACAAAAACATTCAAGCGAACGCTGTCGTAAATGAAGCTGATACCGAAATCAACCTCGGCGTAGATCAAGCAGCCTATCTTAATGGTGAGGGGATTGTCACGGCAATCAATTTCGTCGGTGGATGGAAGTTGTGGGGAAACAACACATCTGTCTATCCAGCCAATACGGACGTGAAAGACAGATTCATTCCCGTACGTCAGATGTTCAATTGGATCGGAAACACGCTTATCTTAACCCATTGGCAAGTGGTGGACGATCCAACAAACAGAAGGTTGATTGACACAGTTGTGGACTCAACAAACATCTGGCTGAATGGACTGACAGCGCAAGGTTCCATACTCGGCGGGCGTGTAGAATTCAGAGCAGCGGATAATCCGGTCACATCGTTGCTGGACGGAAAAGTTTCTTATCGGTTGTTCCTAGCGGCTCCCGTACCGGCTGAAAACATTGAGTTCAAACTTGAATTTGATGTGGCGTATCTTCAAAATCTCTTTGCAGCCTAA
- a CDS encoding phage late control D family protein yields MAQPRRVKFELFYDNKNISNDLQPYLISFEYTDNLSGTADTLSINLADRERLWWAAWMPELYASIKAKIIRENWIDDGKADALNCGYFEINEISLTSPPNAVSIQGVSVPDASTIRAQRKYRAWEKTRLSVIAKDIAGKNGLELLFDAEDEDYDRIEQTEETDLGFLMRLCDDAGIAVKLTGKQISLFDEAKYEEKPPAFSLNYATSKIKSFSAHVTTTGIYNRAIVDYHSPKGKKKIHHTFIPPNAPKTGRTLYINERVKDGRQAERKAKSALRQANKEQHTASITLMGDVNLVAGMTFMLNNFGAVSGKYIITQAVHAYSGNGYETSLECRKVLGW; encoded by the coding sequence GTGGCACAGCCAAGACGAGTCAAATTTGAACTATTCTATGACAACAAGAATATATCGAATGACCTGCAGCCGTACCTCATCTCGTTTGAGTACACCGACAACCTCTCTGGCACGGCGGATACCCTATCTATCAACCTAGCAGATCGGGAACGCCTGTGGTGGGCAGCGTGGATGCCAGAATTGTATGCAAGCATAAAGGCAAAAATCATTCGTGAAAATTGGATCGATGATGGGAAAGCGGATGCTTTAAATTGCGGGTATTTCGAGATCAACGAGATCAGCCTAACAAGTCCACCCAATGCCGTAAGCATCCAAGGCGTGTCTGTGCCAGATGCATCGACGATCCGGGCTCAACGAAAATACCGTGCATGGGAGAAAACGCGTTTGTCTGTGATCGCAAAAGATATTGCAGGCAAGAATGGCCTCGAACTTCTTTTTGACGCAGAAGACGAGGACTATGATCGGATTGAACAAACAGAGGAAACCGACCTTGGTTTCCTCATGCGACTGTGCGATGATGCTGGCATTGCTGTTAAGCTGACAGGCAAACAGATCAGTTTATTTGATGAAGCCAAATACGAGGAGAAACCTCCTGCTTTTTCGCTCAATTACGCAACGTCCAAGATCAAAAGCTTTTCAGCACATGTGACCACGACAGGCATCTATAACCGCGCGATTGTGGACTATCACAGTCCGAAGGGGAAAAAGAAGATCCATCATACCTTTATACCTCCCAACGCTCCAAAAACGGGACGTACGCTGTATATCAATGAGCGCGTAAAGGATGGACGCCAGGCAGAACGAAAAGCCAAAAGTGCGCTGCGCCAAGCGAATAAGGAGCAGCACACGGCAAGCATTACCTTGATGGGAGACGTTAACCTAGTAGCCGGTATGACGTTTATGCTGAACAATTTTGGGGCTGTGAGCGGGAAATACATCATTACGCAAGCTGTTCATGCCTATAGCGGTAATGGCTACGAAACTTCGCTTGAATGCAGAAAGGTATTGGGCTGGTAA
- a CDS encoding phage tail assembly protein, which translates to MKLPLPLEKPLKVDDKEITSLTFDFDKLTGADIINATDEARQISGFSPNDMQSSAFRAVLAAKACGVLYHDLLRLGARDFYRAVTAAHAFLLGMDLKEMEEIEKTEE; encoded by the coding sequence ATGAAATTACCACTGCCATTGGAAAAACCATTGAAAGTAGACGATAAGGAGATAACCTCCCTGACATTTGATTTCGATAAACTGACAGGCGCGGATATTATTAATGCTACTGATGAGGCCCGCCAGATTAGTGGATTTTCCCCGAATGACATGCAATCATCGGCTTTCCGGGCGGTGCTTGCCGCAAAAGCTTGCGGAGTCCTCTACCATGATCTATTAAGACTTGGAGCACGGGATTTTTACCGAGCAGTAACGGCGGCGCATGCTTTTTTGCTCGGTATGGATTTGAAGGAGATGGAGGAGATAGAGAAGACGGAGGAATAA
- a CDS encoding phage tail protein — translation MIDFDNSIKQRLNEAANLLAHIPKQIPKVQARAMNRALSSGKTEAAARVRDTYLVRKRDVSETMKLKKASANNLDGSLESKGHVMPLIRFRVTPKSPQPGRKKPILAQVLRAGGKSPIPGAFVAKVRNVASVYRRTTPKRFPIKGLYAPAVPQMLDNEKVRKSIQNKMLETLDKRLEHEIGRVLDG, via the coding sequence ATGATTGATTTCGACAACTCCATCAAACAGAGACTGAATGAAGCGGCAAATCTTTTGGCACATATTCCGAAGCAAATTCCAAAGGTACAGGCACGGGCAATGAACCGTGCCCTGTCCAGCGGGAAAACGGAAGCGGCTGCCAGGGTAAGGGATACGTACCTTGTCCGAAAAAGAGACGTCAGCGAGACGATGAAGCTCAAAAAAGCATCCGCGAATAATCTGGACGGCAGTCTGGAATCAAAGGGCCATGTGATGCCACTGATTCGTTTTCGTGTCACGCCGAAATCGCCGCAGCCTGGTAGAAAAAAACCGATCTTGGCCCAAGTATTACGAGCTGGCGGGAAATCTCCGATTCCTGGTGCGTTTGTTGCCAAAGTCAGAAATGTGGCCTCCGTATACAGACGAACGACACCGAAGAGGTTCCCAATCAAAGGACTCTATGCGCCTGCTGTACCGCAAATGCTAGACAACGAGAAGGTACGAAAATCAATACAGAATAAAATGCTGGAGACATTGGACAAGCGTCTCGAGCATGAAATAGGACGGGTGCTAGATGGTTAA
- a CDS encoding DUF6148 family protein encodes MTYDPQQQKRIQDELEIVKDRLSKYYEAETAILTGAQEYRIGSRNLRRGDLKLIKDEIEKLQDRKNELENALTTGESPSKRKAFRVIYRDL; translated from the coding sequence TTGACTTATGATCCACAGCAGCAGAAAAGGATACAAGATGAATTAGAAATTGTTAAGGACCGCCTGAGTAAATACTACGAGGCAGAGACAGCCATTTTGACAGGCGCACAGGAGTACCGGATCGGGTCCAGGAATTTGCGTCGCGGCGACTTGAAACTCATTAAGGATGAGATCGAGAAGCTACAAGATCGGAAAAACGAACTGGAAAATGCACTAACAACGGGTGAGAGTCCATCAAAGCGTAAGGCATTTCGAGTCATCTATCGAGACTTGTAA
- a CDS encoding head maturation protease, ClpP-related: protein MPKRIEVRGVIIPNDHQWIYDLFEMDATSPGKISKAIAEANGDDLEVIINSGGGDVYSGSEIYTMLKSHPAGVDVQIVGVAASAASVASMGGKKVRMSPTAQFMIHNAKTRTQGDKWEHRHTADFLQAVDKSIANAYRLKTGLSQNELSTLMNRETWMTAQEALAKGFIDEIMFDDSNQLSAVAHAGIEMIPQQVIDRVRNEIMKFQTEGASFMQVTNQTQVIDPQPPTASNAAPQPPVPNQAQNTQDATAQERERLRAIDAIAANIDPALVNEAKYGENPMTAADLALKAMQEGKMINNGLFNAAVAANQASGALDVTAQSQQQNTEKEYDLNNLKDVNAVFQQLAHAHSMQRLQR, encoded by the coding sequence ATGCCAAAACGGATTGAAGTTAGAGGCGTAATCATACCGAATGACCATCAATGGATTTACGACTTGTTTGAAATGGATGCAACAAGCCCTGGGAAAATATCGAAAGCTATTGCGGAAGCAAACGGCGATGATCTTGAGGTCATTATCAACTCAGGTGGTGGTGATGTTTATTCGGGCAGTGAAATCTATACCATGTTGAAAAGCCATCCAGCTGGTGTTGACGTCCAAATCGTTGGCGTGGCAGCTAGTGCTGCTTCTGTCGCGTCCATGGGTGGAAAGAAGGTCAGAATGTCACCAACGGCGCAATTCATGATTCACAACGCAAAGACTCGGACTCAGGGAGATAAGTGGGAGCATCGGCACACAGCGGATTTTCTCCAAGCGGTCGATAAGTCCATTGCGAATGCATACCGGCTAAAAACAGGGTTGTCTCAGAACGAATTGAGTACCCTCATGAACCGAGAAACGTGGATGACGGCACAAGAAGCATTGGCAAAAGGGTTTATCGATGAAATTATGTTCGACGATTCGAATCAGCTTAGTGCTGTCGCACATGCAGGCATCGAAATGATTCCCCAACAGGTGATAGACCGTGTCCGAAATGAAATTATGAAGTTCCAAACGGAAGGAGCGAGCTTTATGCAAGTAACCAATCAAACACAAGTAATCGATCCACAACCACCGACAGCATCAAATGCAGCACCACAACCACCCGTACCGAATCAGGCACAAAATACTCAAGATGCAACTGCACAAGAGAGGGAGCGCCTTCGCGCCATTGACGCTATTGCAGCAAATATCGATCCTGCTTTGGTCAACGAGGCGAAGTATGGGGAAAACCCAATGACAGCCGCTGATCTTGCTCTCAAGGCTATGCAAGAGGGCAAGATGATCAATAACGGCCTATTCAATGCGGCAGTAGCAGCTAATCAAGCGTCTGGAGCTCTTGATGTGACAGCTCAATCACAACAACAAAACACGGAAAAAGAGTATGACTTGAACAACTTGAAAGACGTGAATGCAGTCTTCCAGCAACTCGCGCATGCACATTCAATGCAGCGCCTACAAAGATAA
- a CDS encoding sugar transporter, protein MSTFKDQLKADATVFLNTCEFADEIDIDGKKITGLIEPVAIGGGNRSYSYPTHDREYTEEIMLYVSRADFTFIPPVGHTLKINKKAYVIVAPPSDLEGILEIRLGGNSNP, encoded by the coding sequence ATGAGCACATTCAAGGACCAACTAAAGGCGGATGCCACTGTCTTTCTCAATACATGCGAATTTGCAGATGAAATTGACATCGATGGGAAGAAGATTACGGGATTGATTGAGCCTGTCGCGATTGGTGGGGGGAATCGATCGTACTCCTACCCGACCCATGACCGCGAATACACGGAAGAAATAATGCTCTATGTGAGCCGAGCCGATTTTACATTCATTCCACCAGTTGGGCACACGTTAAAAATAAACAAAAAAGCGTATGTAATTGTAGCCCCACCTTCTGATCTTGAGGGCATTTTGGAAATCCGTCTTGGAGGGAATTCAAACCCATGA
- a CDS encoding tail protein X, giving the protein MAGTYTTNAGDMWDWIAYKTMGSEYFMPQLIEANLKHRETVVFSSGIVLVVPDIGNVTTQDTSNLPPWKRE; this is encoded by the coding sequence ATGGCCGGAACATATACAACGAATGCAGGAGACATGTGGGACTGGATCGCTTATAAAACGATGGGCAGCGAGTACTTCATGCCACAGTTAATTGAAGCCAATTTAAAGCATCGAGAGACGGTAGTCTTTTCATCCGGAATCGTCCTCGTTGTTCCCGACATTGGCAATGTCACGACGCAGGATACATCAAATCTGCCTCCTTGGAAGAGGGAGTGA
- a CDS encoding phage major tail tube protein, with translation MANKAIPDRLKDFMVYKNTTDLVGVADIQLPSFSFATEEVKGAGVFGSFESSVGSFGSQKIILNWHSITDRLFDFLELGAHRLDCRGALQEHDRSSGRPITRALRIVVQGHTTSGELGKLEKNATTDSSTELEITYIKIELDGKNILELDKLNYIYRVNGKDQLADTRRALGL, from the coding sequence ATGGCTAACAAAGCAATTCCTGATCGGTTAAAGGATTTCATGGTGTACAAAAATACAACAGACCTTGTGGGGGTGGCAGATATCCAATTGCCATCCTTTTCTTTTGCCACAGAGGAAGTCAAAGGAGCTGGGGTATTCGGCAGCTTTGAATCTTCTGTCGGGTCCTTCGGCTCTCAAAAAATCATCCTGAATTGGCATTCGATCACAGATAGATTGTTTGACTTTCTGGAGCTGGGTGCCCATCGACTAGATTGCCGTGGAGCTCTGCAAGAACATGACCGTAGTTCTGGTCGTCCGATAACCCGTGCGCTACGGATCGTCGTTCAAGGGCACACCACCAGTGGAGAACTAGGAAAGCTAGAAAAGAACGCAACAACAGACAGCAGTACAGAGTTGGAAATCACGTATATCAAAATAGAATTGGACGGAAAAAACATCTTGGAGCTCGACAAATTAAATTACATCTATCGAGTGAACGGCAAGGACCAGTTGGCTGATACGCGCCGAGCGCTTGGACTATAG
- a CDS encoding major capsid protein, whose protein sequence is MKIKQSAIAGRFMSPQNAATVTGGGISIYEPQTMLPSFQRRMPVTTFLRDMFFPGEETFDTKHVLVDFYKNRQRVAPLVAEGSMPINIKRDGFETKIYTPPFINLSSPIDISMLQTRMPGEAVFGGMSPDERAVQQMNRDFLELSDMVTRREELMGAELLQTGKVTVSGYIDDAATVVRTDTIDFGFDNMINLTSGSQWNQTTSKKYEDLEEAVRKSRKAGYNPTVALLGDEAWANLRADDNFMTKFMDLRYAQFGTINPQLSIENGNGYTYIGRLTELGLDVYRYDAWYYDDTTQSLKPYIDPEKVIVAPRNIGELLYGANTFIPEGSINYVTVAGPRATKVTVNHETDVKSLIVKSRPLPKPFDVSAWSVIKTRA, encoded by the coding sequence GTGAAAATTAAACAATCTGCCATCGCAGGACGTTTTATGAGTCCGCAAAATGCCGCAACTGTTACAGGTGGTGGCATTAGCATCTACGAACCACAAACCATGCTTCCTTCGTTTCAACGAAGAATGCCAGTTACAACGTTCCTTCGGGACATGTTCTTCCCTGGAGAGGAGACTTTCGATACAAAGCATGTTCTAGTGGATTTCTACAAAAACCGCCAACGTGTTGCACCACTTGTTGCAGAAGGCAGTATGCCAATTAATATCAAGCGAGATGGATTTGAAACGAAAATTTATACGCCACCTTTTATCAACCTATCTTCCCCAATTGACATCAGCATGCTACAAACTCGCATGCCTGGGGAAGCGGTATTTGGCGGTATGTCGCCAGATGAGCGGGCTGTACAACAGATGAACCGCGACTTTTTGGAGCTCTCCGACATGGTCACGCGCCGCGAAGAGTTGATGGGTGCAGAACTTCTGCAGACGGGTAAAGTAACAGTATCCGGTTACATTGATGATGCCGCAACGGTTGTTCGTACTGATACCATCGACTTTGGGTTTGACAACATGATCAACCTTACATCCGGAAGCCAATGGAACCAGACTACGTCCAAAAAGTATGAAGACTTGGAGGAAGCGGTCAGAAAATCTCGAAAGGCTGGATACAATCCAACTGTCGCCCTCCTTGGTGATGAGGCGTGGGCTAATCTTCGAGCAGACGATAATTTCATGACGAAGTTTATGGACCTGCGATACGCGCAATTCGGAACGATCAATCCCCAGCTCAGCATTGAGAATGGAAATGGTTATACTTACATTGGCCGTTTAACCGAACTTGGACTCGATGTGTACCGATATGATGCGTGGTACTATGATGACACAACGCAGTCTCTTAAACCATACATCGACCCCGAAAAGGTCATTGTCGCGCCACGAAATATTGGGGAACTTTTGTACGGTGCAAATACCTTCATCCCAGAAGGTAGTATCAACTATGTTACTGTAGCAGGGCCTCGTGCGACAAAGGTAACAGTCAACCATGAGACCGATGTGAAATCTCTTATTGTGAAGAGCCGTCCATTGCCGAAGCCGTTTGACGTATCTGCATGGTCTGTTATCAAAACGCGCGCGTAG
- a CDS encoding phage baseplate assembly protein V, with protein sequence MKNILRVGIVSSVDERDATARVVFGDREDVVSYNMDILSRGSFLQKDYWLPDVNEQVWCLFLPTGNADGIILGSTYNQEDLVPIKNKNKRHIRFGDGTFIDYDRETHTITIDFLHPGKIVVNNANITYNQTTQRGEPEWRSSEVLEK encoded by the coding sequence ATGAAAAACATATTACGTGTCGGCATTGTATCGAGCGTGGACGAGAGGGATGCGACAGCAAGGGTCGTTTTTGGTGATCGCGAGGATGTCGTGTCCTACAACATGGACATCCTTTCTCGCGGTTCTTTTTTGCAGAAAGATTATTGGCTCCCAGATGTGAATGAACAGGTATGGTGCCTATTCTTGCCGACAGGGAATGCAGATGGGATCATCCTTGGATCAACGTACAACCAAGAGGACCTGGTGCCAATCAAAAACAAAAATAAACGACACATCCGGTTTGGTGATGGGACATTCATCGACTACGATCGAGAAACGCATACCATAACCATTGATTTCCTCCACCCTGGGAAAATTGTCGTCAATAACGCCAATATCACATACAACCAAACGACGCAGCGAGGTGAACCAGAATGGCGGTCATCGGAAGTCTTGGAGAAGTGA
- a CDS encoding phage portal protein, which yields MKFIDKTIEWISPTMALKREVNRAKLSAFRKATNSGYSNNGASRRKNSMKGWHSDSKSPQEDIGQNLAVLRERSRDLYMGGGLATGAIKKNQSNIVGSGLTLKCQLNYRMLGITAEQAKEWEDRTKFEFNLWASSKIDNTGLNDFYDAQRIMLTGWLLNGDSLAVMKYADAAERLNPYRMRLHLIEGDRLNNPNHTQGYSPILTTEGFSPSEYVELSDGRTIRNGIETDPNGKVIAYWISNKHPNSTIPQGHITQWARVEAQNPVSGLPNVLFVMDAERAEQYRGVPYLAPVIEQVKQMDRYAEAEIAAAIINSFFAAFITRKEGAKNEIPFTNPIPESEQLKLSPEERLSSYELGPGTINMLAEGEEVTFGDPTHPNAGFDSFTKTMAQLAGAALDMPYEVLLSVFNSSYSASRAALLQAWRSFRDRRDWFSHDFCQPTYETWLFEAVATGRIKAPGFFSDPVMRKLWSQAIWIGPSPGQIDPEKEVDAAVKRINNGFSTHERETAELTGMDWDSNIDVLTREWEARRDLPQAHIPGMKGGDKQNAKTD from the coding sequence GTGAAGTTCATAGACAAAACAATTGAATGGATATCACCAACTATGGCGTTAAAGCGAGAAGTGAATCGCGCAAAGCTATCGGCATTTCGGAAGGCTACGAATAGTGGTTATTCGAATAACGGGGCCAGTCGGAGAAAAAACTCAATGAAAGGCTGGCACAGCGATAGCAAAAGTCCGCAAGAGGACATCGGGCAAAACCTTGCTGTGCTACGTGAACGTAGCCGTGACCTTTACATGGGTGGCGGACTTGCTACAGGGGCCATAAAGAAGAATCAGTCAAACATCGTCGGTTCGGGACTCACACTCAAATGTCAACTCAATTACCGGATGCTTGGCATTACGGCAGAACAGGCAAAAGAGTGGGAAGATCGTACAAAATTCGAATTTAACCTTTGGGCATCATCCAAGATCGATAACACCGGGCTGAATGACTTCTACGATGCACAACGGATCATGTTGACCGGATGGCTGCTGAACGGTGATTCCCTTGCTGTTATGAAATATGCGGATGCCGCAGAGCGGCTAAATCCGTATCGTATGCGGCTCCACCTCATTGAAGGGGACAGGCTCAACAATCCGAATCATACGCAAGGATACTCGCCAATCCTTACTACCGAGGGGTTCTCACCGTCAGAATATGTGGAGCTATCAGATGGCCGTACTATCCGAAATGGAATCGAGACAGACCCGAATGGTAAAGTGATCGCTTACTGGATAAGCAATAAACACCCAAACAGTACGATTCCACAAGGGCATATAACACAATGGGCGCGCGTTGAGGCACAGAATCCGGTTTCCGGATTACCTAACGTGCTTTTTGTGATGGATGCGGAGAGGGCAGAGCAATATCGCGGTGTACCGTATCTTGCACCTGTCATCGAGCAAGTCAAACAAATGGACCGTTATGCCGAGGCAGAGATTGCAGCGGCGATCATCAATAGTTTTTTCGCTGCCTTTATTACAAGAAAAGAGGGAGCAAAAAACGAGATACCATTTACCAATCCCATTCCTGAAAGTGAGCAATTGAAACTGTCGCCAGAGGAACGGCTCTCCAGTTACGAGTTGGGGCCGGGAACCATCAACATGTTGGCAGAAGGCGAGGAAGTGACCTTTGGCGATCCTACGCATCCGAATGCTGGCTTTGATTCGTTTACAAAGACCATGGCGCAGTTAGCAGGCGCGGCGTTGGACATGCCGTATGAAGTGTTGCTTTCGGTATTCAACAGTAGCTATTCAGCGAGTCGAGCTGCACTCTTGCAAGCGTGGAGATCCTTCCGGGACCGCCGTGATTGGTTCTCTCATGATTTCTGTCAGCCGACCTACGAGACGTGGTTGTTTGAAGCCGTGGCAACTGGACGTATTAAGGCACCTGGATTCTTTAGCGATCCGGTTATGCGAAAGCTATGGAGCCAAGCTATTTGGATTGGACCGAGTCCTGGTCAAATCGACCCTGAGAAAGAAGTAGATGCTGCCGTGAAGCGAATCAACAACGGATTTAGCACGCACGAACGGGAAACGGCGGAGCTCACAGGGATGGATTGGGATAGCAATATTGACGTGCTGACGCGCGAGTGGGAGGCACGTCGTGATCTGCCGCAAGCACATATTCCGGGCATGAAAGGAGGTGACAAACAAAATGCCAAAACGGATTGA
- a CDS encoding head decoration protein — protein sequence MAPNISTTFGTVDNQSFFAGTEVSAMTTAVTLLAGQGKLKRGSVLGKITANGKYALVNKAATDGSQIASLVLSEDVDTTGADVNAVAYKTGVFRYDALKVAAGDSVDNHKDELRTVNIHYKTDRG from the coding sequence ATGGCACCAAACATTTCTACTACATTTGGCACGGTGGATAATCAGTCCTTTTTCGCGGGGACGGAAGTGTCCGCAATGACAACAGCTGTGACATTACTTGCTGGTCAAGGGAAGCTCAAACGCGGATCCGTACTCGGAAAGATCACCGCCAACGGGAAGTATGCGTTGGTAAACAAAGCAGCAACAGACGGAAGTCAGATCGCGTCATTGGTTTTATCTGAGGACGTGGACACAACCGGAGCTGATGTAAACGCAGTAGCGTATAAAACGGGTGTTTTTCGATATGACGCCCTGAAAGTGGCGGCCGGCGATTCAGTGGACAACCACAAAGATGAGCTTCGCACCGTCAATATCCATTACAAAACTGATCGGGGGTAA